In a genomic window of Gloeocapsopsis dulcis:
- the hemW gene encoding radical SAM family heme chaperone HemW yields the protein MNTNITNYSLPTSAYIHIPFCRRRCYYCDFPISVVGDRLHGENSGTISHYVEVLCQEIANTNAAGEPLKTIFFGGGTPSLLSVSQLQHVVDTLKRQFGIATDAEISIEIDPGTFTLEQLQGYCLAGVSRVSLGVQAFQPELLKMCGRSHTVEDIYTAIEIVRTVKVPSFSLDLISGLPHQTLAQWQDSLDRVVAIAPNHISIYDLQIEPGTAFNRYYQAGEQPLPTDETTAQMYRMAQQVLTSAEYEHYEISNYAHPQHQCRHNRVYWRNQPYYGFGMGATSYVQQQRFTRPRKTQEYYQWVKDYIAANGIFNCPQTSSHEVLLETLMLGLRLSDGINLSPLAQQFGVETGAKIWQCLQPYYQQGWVELVGTDQIRLTDPEGFLFSNTVLARLFHQLGSELDHTIV from the coding sequence TTGAACACGAATATAACTAATTACAGTCTACCAACCTCCGCCTATATACATATTCCTTTTTGTAGAAGGCGATGTTATTACTGTGACTTTCCGATATCTGTTGTGGGCGATCGCCTGCATGGCGAAAACTCTGGCACAATTTCGCATTATGTAGAAGTGTTGTGTCAAGAAATTGCTAACACAAACGCAGCAGGTGAACCACTTAAAACTATTTTCTTTGGTGGTGGAACTCCTTCATTATTATCTGTCAGTCAACTGCAACACGTTGTTGATACTCTCAAGCGACAATTTGGGATCGCTACCGATGCTGAGATTTCTATAGAAATTGACCCAGGTACGTTTACCTTAGAACAGTTACAAGGTTACTGTCTTGCGGGAGTGAGTCGAGTCAGTCTTGGCGTTCAAGCATTTCAACCAGAATTATTAAAGATGTGCGGGCGATCGCACACTGTTGAAGATATCTACACCGCAATCGAAATTGTGCGGACTGTCAAAGTCCCTTCATTTAGCCTCGATTTGATTTCTGGTTTACCGCATCAAACGTTAGCACAGTGGCAAGATAGTTTAGATCGAGTTGTAGCGATCGCCCCCAATCATATTTCAATTTACGACCTGCAGATCGAACCAGGTACAGCTTTTAATCGTTACTACCAAGCTGGAGAACAGCCCTTACCAACTGATGAAACGACCGCACAGATGTACCGTATGGCGCAACAAGTTTTAACATCTGCAGAGTATGAACACTACGAAATCTCTAACTACGCTCATCCCCAGCATCAGTGTCGTCATAACCGCGTTTATTGGCGGAATCAACCATATTACGGCTTTGGCATGGGTGCTACCAGTTATGTCCAACAACAACGATTCACTCGTCCGCGTAAGACACAGGAATATTATCAGTGGGTGAAAGATTACATTGCTGCTAATGGCATATTTAATTGCCCACAGACATCTTCCCATGAGGTTTTGTTAGAAACACTCATGTTAGGGTTACGCTTAAGTGACGGTATCAATCTTTCCCCGCTAGCGCAACAATTTGGTGTGGAGACAGGGGCAAAAATTTGGCAGTGTTTACAACCCTACTATCAACAAGGTTGGGTGGAACTTGTGGGAACTGATCAAATACGGCTTACTGATCCCGAAGGATTTTTGTTTTCTAACACAGTGCTAGCAAGGCTATTTCATCAGCTAGGAAGTGAACTGGATCATACAATTGTCTGA